In Chitinivibrionales bacterium, the sequence GGCGCCGGAACCGCCAGTCCCGGCGGTGTCAGCGCCGCCTGCGGCCGTTCTTTCGCCGCGATTGCCGCAATCTGGCTGCGCAGCTCGTCCGCCCTCCGGTCGCCCGGATGGGACTCCTGGAACGCGTTGATGGCCAGAAGCGCGCTGTCGAACTGTCGCAGGTTCACGTACATTTTCGCCAGGCTTTCGTAGCCGCTGTAATAGTCCGGGTCGCGGGCCAGAAGCATCTTGAGCACCGGAATCGCCTCCCTGCTCTTACCCTGCATTTCGAGCGCCTGCGCCAGCATGCGCACGTATTCCGGATTTCTCGGGTCGCTCTTCATTGCCTCGCGGGCGCATGTTTCGGCCTCGGCCAGCCTGCCGTGGTTCACGAGATATTCCTGCAGCAGCGCGCGCGGCCGCCAGTCCCAGGGCACGATCGAAATGCATTTTCCGAGCTCGGTGGTGACCATGTCCAGCTTCGCGTTATATTCCTTCTCCAGCGCCATGAAGGCGGCCTTTTTCTCCTCGATCAGGGGCGCGCTCCCGCTCCCGGCGGATGCGATCTGCGTCTGGAGCGAATCGAGACGCGCCTTCTGTTCCTGCAGCGGCTTGCGGAGCATGAGCGCCATCTCCACGTAGCAGGCGGTGTAGTTGGCCTGCAGGCCCTTTGCCGCCTCGTCCACCGGCTCGTCGGTGATCTTGCCGGTGCCGTACCTGAATACTTTGTCAAGAAGATAGACCGTTTTGTCCACGTCCATGCGCCGGTCCTGCGGAATCATGGCCGGCGTGATCCGGAAGGCAAGGCCCTCCATCTGGAGGTAGGGATCGAGCCCCATGAAGTTGTCGTCAGACACGGTGACCGCGAAATACACCGGTTTGCGCCACCGGTTCGAATCCACGATGTTAAGCACCATCTTGTCCTGCACGCGCAGAACGTTAAGCTGGCGCCGGCCCGGAATGACCACGTTGATCCCCGCGTTGGGCAGCGTGTACTGCGTCGGGTCCTCGAACGGGTTCAGCTCCGCGTTGAGCGCGTCGATCTGGGCGGTTGAAAACGAGATGGGCGCCTTGGGGGGCACGTCCTTGAGCTGCTTGATGTACCAGTCGGTGTTGAGCAGGCTCAGATTGATGAGGCGGACGTCCTTGCGGATGCCGTATGCCTCCTGGAGCGCCCACAGGGGGAACGTGTCGTTGTCGCCGTTGGTGATGAGCAGGGCGTCCTTGTCGCACGACATGAGTAGGTTGTACGAGGCATCGAACGGGATCCAGTTCATGTGGCGGTCGCGCGGGCCCCAGTTCTGGGCGAGGGGGAGGGCGGGCGACACGAACATCGCCACGGCGCACAGGGGCGCCGCGGTGGTGCGCAGGAGTCTGTTCTTGTTTGTAAATAAATAGGCCAGAAAGAGGCCCGAAGCGATGCCGAGCCACATGCCGTAGAACATGAAGCCGGCGTTCCAGAAATAATCACGGACGCGCACCTCGCGGTGCACGTTGGGCGGCGCGCCTTCCCTGCCCGCGCGCGCCCAGGCGAGAAGGTCCTGGTGCTCGGGCTTTGTGCCGTCGGCGAAATTCATATACCACGTGAGGATCACGGTGGTCATGAGCGTCACCAGGATCAGCATGATCGCGGCGTTCCTGTTTTTCCGGTAATAGTAGAACCATGCCATGAACATGAATGCGGTGGGCAGCAGGTAGACAAGCAGCTTGAGAAAGCCGATGCCGAAGTTTCCCTCCATGAAATTTTTCTGGGTGTCTTTAAGGGAGAAATGGAAAAACTGCGTCAGGTGGAACCCGCCGTAGCCCATGTTGCTCTCGATCCCGAACTGCCGCGACAGGGCCCCGCGGCGGTAAAACGATCGCGACACCATGCTCTCGGAGCCGTACTGCTTCCGGTCGAGCGTGGCCGCGAAGGCCTGCCATGTCACGGGATGGTCCTCGTCGATGATCGGGTTGAGCGCCGAGCGTATCGGCATGTAGATGTGGTTCGAAAAACCGACCACGGCCATGAACGAGAACCAGAAGCAGAACTGCCACTTTGCCTTGTTCTGCCCCTGCGCGAACATCATGATGAACGTGACCGCCGTACAGACGAGGCTCACCGCGATGAACCACGAAAGGTTGTACATGAAGGTCGCCATGCCCACGCCCACGATCCACAGGCGCCAGTCGAAGCGTTTCTGTTTGTCAACCATCATGACAAAAAGGAATATCGCCGGCAGGGTGATGCCCGAGATCATGTGCATGCCGACGCCCGAAAAGCCGAGGTATGCGAGCAGGAGCAGGAGCCGGTCGCGCTTCGGGTCTTTCGATTGTGCCCACACGAGCGCGAGCCATAGGGTGATCACCACGGGAAGAAGGCATACGTTGCACTGCTCGGAGAATTCAAGCGAGCAGAACCAGAACGTGTTGCTGAAGGCGCACAAAAGCGCTCCCGTCACGCCCCCGCAATACAGTGTCAGGCGTTTCCACATGGTGTCAGCCTCGCCGACCACGTACCACAACGCACGCACGATGATCAGGTATATGAACAGCGCGGTGAACGCGCTGCCGAACACCGCGATCAGGTTCAACCTGAACCCAGGGTCCTTGAGAAACGACAAGGCGAGGTAAAAGACGCGCCCCATGGGAATCAACAGCGGCGTGCCGGGCGGGTGCGGGATGCCGAGGCAGGCCGAGGAGGCAAGGTATTCGCCGCAGTCCCACAGCGCCACGGTCGGCCCCGCGGTCATGATGTAGACGATGGCAGAAATGAGCATGACAAGAATTGCCAGTGCCGCGTTGACTCTTTTATGGGTGAACATATCCGGGCCTTTCCCAGTCCGATGGACGGAGATTGTTGTAAGGTTTAAAAGACCAAATAAAATATGTGTTTCCGTGAGGGGAGGGAATTGGAAATGCAATATATTGCGATTTGGGACAGGAGGGGTTAATACTAATTCAGGACTGCGGAACGTATCCGGCGCGCAAGTTCCAAGCACCATGATTCAAGTTGCGGTAGGAAAAACACGGCCCGGAGTGCCGTGCCGCACGGAGAAATTTATTAAAGTCACACGGCCCACTCGCCGCTTTCTTACGACCGCTGTCTGCTGACCGTTCATCGCTCAAATTATTTTCTTTTCATGTCTTCCTACGCCTCCTGGTACGAAACAACCTACCCCTTCCTCACCGGCCACGGCCTCTGGCTTCGGGGCGGCGAACTTAACACGCTTTCCGTATCGGAATATGACAAAAGACCGTTCAAGATTCTCATCACCCGGCTTTCCACCTACTTCGACACCGCGGAATCGTTTTCACACAAGGTGTTGTACCAGATCGCGCGAAGGCAGGGCTTGTTTCCTGACTTCGCCTTTCTCCCTCCTGTCAATGATGCGCCCGTCTTTTTGCGCGACGATGTGCCGTGGCTCATGGGGATTGGCACAAAACGCGGGCCGCGCGATTTTGACCTAATCGCCTTTTCAAACTCAATCGTGCAGGAACTGGTGAACGTGCCACTCATGCTCGAAAACAGCGGCATTCCGCCTGCCAAGAGCGCCCGGCTCACAGATCCTTCCGTTCCGCTGGTCATTCTCGGCGGATCAAACGCTTTACACACTTCGGTGTTTTTCACGCCCGAGCCTCCGGTTGACGGTATCTTTTTCGGCGAATCAACGGAATGCATTGCCGATATTTTTAAGACCTGTGCCGACGGGAAGAAAAAAGGACTTTCCAAGTCGGAAACACTGGAGCGACTCGAGAAAATCCCAGGATTCATCCAGCCGGACAAGCCGAAAAAAACAAAACGGCATATTCAAACGGCGACGGATCTCAACAGCCTGCTCATTGACGCGCCGGTCTTCAATCTTGAAGGGCAGTACGGCACGGGAAACCTGCAGATCTCGGAAGGCTGCCCGTGCTTTTGCAGTTTCTGCAGCGAAAGTTATGTGCGCAAACCGTATCGCGAAGTACCGGCGGACGATATCATCAAAGACGCCGGCCGGATGAAGGCCGGCATGGGACTTGACAAAGTCGAACTGTACAGCTTCAACTTCAACATGCACTCGGGCTTCGGCCGTATCCTGGGCGGCCTGGCCGATATTTTTCCCGCGATCGGCCTTAAGAGCCAGCGGTTCGACATGCTTGCGGCGCAGCCCGGCATGCTCCCGCTTCTGCACGCGGCGGGAAAGACAAGCCTCACCTGCGGGCTGGAGGGCATATCGCCGCGCCTCCGGCGCTATCTGCACAAAAGCCTTTCGGAGGCCGACCTCGAAAAGAGCCTCGTTTCCATTCTTTCTTCGAAAATGCGCGAGCTTAAGATTTTTCTTCTGATCACCGGAAAGGAAGAAAAACAGGACTTTACTGATTTTGAAGCGTTGTTGCGCTTTATCAAGGAACACGCGGCCAAGGCCGCGCATGCCCCGCGCATCATTTTCTCGGCAACGCCGCTCGTGCGGTTCCCGTGGACGCCGCTTGAATTCGAGGACGCGACCGGCCCTGACGCCCTTAAACCGGTGATCGCAGCCGTGCGCACGGCCGTTGAGAAGCACGGATTTGAATTCAGGATGTCAAGCGATGTCTGCGACTATCATTTGTCCCAAATACTTGCGCGCGTTTCTGATCCGGGGACGTATGATGCTTTACTTTCCGCAATCCGCGACACCGGCTATGTCTATTACCGTTCCGTGCCCGCGTCATTCGTCAAATCATTTATTGACCGATGCGGCGCGCTTGGGATCCGGCCTGAATCGCTGACCGCCGGAAGTTCGCGCGGCGACGACGATAAACCCTGGCTGACCTTTGAAACCGGCGTCGACCGGGCATTTCTTGTCAAACAGCACGGAGCCGCGCTGACGTTTGTTGATAAAGGATATTGCCTGGGGACGGTTGGATATGATGGAAAATGCCTGGCTTGCGGAGTGTGCGATGATAAAAGCCGCACGCTCATGACCGCTCAATGTCATAAAAGCACGCTTCAGGCATCAGTGCTATCCGAAAAAATGAAACTCTGGCAATCATCCAAAAAGGAAATCTCGTTTCTCGTTCATCTGAACGACCGCTGCCGCGGGCTGCCGCGCCAGAGCGCGGGCGCGGCGCTGGCACGCACCCTCATGATTACCGAACCGGATTTGGCCGGGTGTTACGCTGGGTTTGGCGGCTCCTTCTGGTCAAAAGGGAATTCTTCCTGTTGGATAACCGGGGATGACATTATCACGCTTTTGTGGATTGGACGGGGCGTCGAACTCCTAGAAAATGGGTTGCCTCATCCGGCGCGTCTTTCACGAATAAACAAGGTGCTGGGAGATTGGGGGACGATCAAGAACATTGTTGATGAAAAACCATCCTCATGGTCGCTCTCCATCCGTTCACCCTTCCCTTTTGAGCCAAAAGTATGGTTTGCGGAAAAAGGACTTCCCTATATGTTACGGAAAACTGGGGACGGTGCGTATGTATTTGATTTCAGCGAAAAAGCTTTAAAGAAGAAGATTGTGAAATCGCTTGATCATAAAATGCTCATGGATGGAATGACAGAGCTTCGGATGACGGTGTTTGACAAATTCGATCCTGAGGAATTTATCAAGGAAACATTTGGGTCCAAGAACGAAAACGATTGGGTGAGAATAAGAGTGGAATCGAAGGCTGGCAAAAAGAAATTAGATAGTTGACGGATTTAATTTCTTCTCAACTGCTCTCCGCGGGTGCGCCCAGCGAACGGGTGAATCTCGCGACTGTCGGCACCCGGCCGCACCCAGGAGGGGGTAGCGGAGGACCGGCTCGCTGGTATTACTATTTTTTTAACATGAAGCGAGACCGGGCCGCAGCGAGGGGGAAGCTTCCCCCACATGGAAATTTTATCGCTCTCCTTCTTCTTGATCTTCCCGCTCCGTCATCCGCAGCAATCCTTTGGTTGAGCTCTTTACAAACGCAATTATCGCCTCCACGTCCTTGTCGCCCGTGAAGTCGGCCGAAAGCCTGGCGCACGCCTCCGTCGCGGTGAGCCCGCTCCTGAACAGGATCTTGTACGCCCGTTTGATGTTCCGGCGCCGCTCCTCGGAAAATCCCGCGCGCGAAAGGCCGATGCGGTTGATGCCCACCACGCGCATGGGGCCGGGCGCGGTGATGGCGAACGGAGCCACGTCCTTGATAATGAGGGAATACGCGCTGAGATGGCAGTAGTCGCCCACCTTGCGGAACTGGGTGATGGCGCAGGTGCCTCCGATGTTGACATGGTGGCCCAGCTCCACGTGGCCGGCGAGGTTGAGCGTGTTCGCCGCGACGAGGTGGTCGCCGATGCGGCAGTCGTGCGCCACGTGGCAGTAGGCCATGAACAGGCAGTTGCTGCCGATCACGGTCTCGCCCGTTGCCATGGTACCGCGGTTGAGCGTGCAGAATTCGCGGATCGTGGTGTTCTCGCCGATGCGCAACAGGGTCTTCTCGCCGCCGAACTTCAGGTCCTGCGGCACCGACCCCAGGCACGCGCCCTTGAAGATCCTGCACTGCTTTCCCAGCCGCGTGCCGGCTGCGATCAGCGCATGCGGGCCGATCTCGCACCGGTCGCCGATCACCACGTCACCTTCGACCACGGCGTACGGCCCGATGGAGACATCGGCGCCGATGCTTGCGCCTTTGTCAACAATCGCGCTGGGATGGATGACGGCGGCCACTAGATCGCGTCCCCCTTTTTCCCCAGCATGGCGAACAGCTCGGCCTCGCACACGAGCTTGTCGCCCACGTAACATTTTCCGCCGAACCGCATGGTGTTGCGCCGGTCCTGCAGGGTTTCCACCTCGATGCGCAGCACGTCGCCCGGTTTCACCCAGCCGCGGAAGCGCGCCTTGTCGATGCCGAGGAAGGCGATGGCGTTGCCCTTGTCGAATTTCTTGCCGTGCAGGCCGATGATGCCGCCGGCCTGGGCCATGGCCTCGATCTGGAGCACGCCGGGCATGACGGGGTCGCCGGGGAAATGGCCCTGGAAAAACGGCTCATTGTAGGTAACGTTCTTGACGGCCACGATTTTCTTGCGCGGCTCTATTTCGAGCACCCGGTCGATGAGCAGGAACGGGTACCGGTGCGGCAGGATCGCGCAGATCTCCTCAAACGGCACCGGCGACTCCCCGGCCTCCGTTTTCTTCTTCTTTTTCCTGAGGTACTCGCGGATCTTCTTCGCCATCTCGATGTTCGCGGCATGACCGGTGCGCGCCGCCTGGACGTGGCACAAGAGCGGCCTGCCGAGCAGGTAGAAGTCGCCGAGCATGTCCACCATCTTGTGGCGGGCCAGCTCGTTGGGGAAGCGCAGCTTGGTGCTGTTGACGAACCCGTTGTCCCCTTTTTCAATGGGCCCTTTCCAGTCGAACAGCTTGCGCATGTAGGAAATATGCTCGCGGGTGAGCTCGATGTCCTGCACCACCACCGCGTTGTCAAGCCGTCCCCCCTTGATGAGGCCGGACTCGCGCAGCTTCTCGATTTCCGACAGGAAGCAGAAGGTGCGCGCCGGCGCGAAATCATTCACGTAGTCATGCAACGCGAACAGCGTGGTGTGCTGCGCGCCCAGCGCCGGGTGGTTGTAGTCGATCATGATGGTGGCGCGGAAATTGTTCGACGGCAGGATGCCGAAAGTGATGTTGTCCCTCATCTCAACCAGCATCGAGTCGTCGATCACGAGGATCTCCCGCTGCGACTCCTGCTCGGCGATGCCGGCGCGCTGGATGAGTTCCACGAAGGGAAGCGCGCTGCCGTCCATGAGCGGGATTTCCGGCGCGTCAATCTCCACCCGGCAGTTGTCGATCTCGAGGCCGGCGAACGCGCTCATAAGGTGCTCCACCGAATGCACCTTCACGCCGTTCTTGCCGATGGTAGTGCCGCGGGCGATGTCCACCACGTTGTCGATGTCGGCCTCGATCTCGGGGGAGTCCTTCACGTCGGCGCGCACGAACCTGATGCCATCGTTGTCGGGCGCGGGATGGAGCGTGACCTTGGTCATTTCCCCCATGTGAAGGCCTGTGCCGGAAAGGGAGACCGATTTCTGGATGGTGTGCTGGAGGGGCATGGTACCTTGTCCTTGATCGATTTGTTAATTGGTTGACAGTTAGCAGTTTACGGTTGACGGCAATCCGTTTAAATTTTAGCAATCAGATGTCACCGGTCAGCGGTCAGAATCATTTTTTTACTTAACCTTTTCTTGGTTCCTCTAAGGTGATTTTCTTCACCCTTCACTCTTCACTCTTCACTATTTCTTCTCCGTGTCCTCCGTGCCTCTGCGGCTATTTTTTATTTCATCCAATTCCTTCCTTAGCTGCTTGATCTCCTTGAGCGCCTCGGGAAGCCGCATGGTGGCGGCCTCCAGCCTGCGCAAAGTCATGAAATCGCGGGAAGGAGAGCCGCTCACCTTCGCGCCGGCGGCAACGTCCTTCGCCACGCCCGACTGAGCATTGACAAATGCGTCATCTCCTATTTCATTATGGCCGGCGAACCCCGCCTGGCCGCCCACGATCACGCGCCTGCCGATTTTCGTGCTTCCCGAAATACCCGCCTGAGCCGCGATTGCGGTGTGCTCGCCGATGGCCACGTTATGCGCCACCTGGATAAGGTTGTCGAGCTTCACGCCCGCCCCGATGACCGTGTCGCCGAGGGTGCCGCGGTCGATGGTGGTGCATGCGCCGATTTCCGCGCCGTCTTCGATGACCACGGCCCCGAACGACGGGATGCGGATCCATGTTCCGGCCTCGCGGGCGTTGCCGAAGCCTTCGCTTCCGATCACGGCGCACGATTGTATGATCACCCGGTTTCCGATTTTGCAATTCCTGCGGACCACGGCGCCCGAATCGATACGGCAGTCCTCGCCCACCGCGGCGCCGTTCTCGATGACGCAATGCGCGCCGATCACGGTTCCTTTACCGATGCGACATTTTTTTCCGACAACGGAGTACGGCCCCACGAACGCTGTCTCGTGCACAATCGCGGTCGGATGGATGAGCGCGGTGGGATGCTTCGGCCCGTCAAAAAGGGGCGACCGGTCTTCGAACAGCTGCGCGACCTTCGCAAACCCCGCATAGGGGTCGTCCACCTCGAGGCAGACCTTTCCCGCGACAGGCTTGCCTTTTGCGACTATGACCACTTTCGCCTGTGACTGCTCCGCAAACGGAAGGTACTTCGGACTGGAGACGAACGTGATGGAACGGCCGTCCGCGTCCTGCGGGTCCGCGATACGTTCGATAACGATGCCGCGGTGCCGTCCGTCGAGGCCGCACCCAAGCAGCTGCGCGATCCGCTCAAGCTCCACGCCTGCCTAGTCCTTGTTGAGGATGTTGAGCACGCGCTCGGTGAGGTTGTAGGCCGGCTTAGCGAAGATCACTCCGCCCGCGCGGGCGTCCAGGATAAAATCGTAGTTTTCGTCTTTTGCGATCTTGTCGATGATTTTCTGTATCTTGTCGATGATCGGTTTGGTGAGCTCCTCGTTCTTCGAGAGCACCTCGCCCTTGTTGCCGAACTTGGTCTGAAGAAAATCCTGGTAGTCCTGCATCTTCTGCTTCAGCTTCGCCTCGATTTCGGCCCTGCGCTCGGCGGAAAGCAGCAGGCTCTGCTTGTCGAGCTGATCTTTGAGGTCCTTGATCTCCTTCTGGCGTGTCGAAGCGTCCTGTTCCCATTTCGCCACTTCCTTGTCCATCTTCGACTGCGCCTCCTTCGTGCCGGCGTAGTTGCGAAAGATCTCCTCGATGTTGATGTACCCGATTTTCATCTGGGCACTGGCAATCGAGAGCAGCCCGCATATGCATACCAGCATACCGCACATCTTGACAACTGGACTCATAAACAACCTCCGTTTAATTAATTATTATTGATTTGTCTTCCAAATTCAAAGGTTTAAGGTTCCCCGTTTGGCGTATCGAAGAAACCGAACGAACTCAGTATTTGATTCTGCGTCAAATCCTTCAGCGATATTATGCATGACTGATCCCGCTGCGTCCTGAATTTGTCCTTTCAGGCCAAGATCGCGGGAAAATACGGTTCTTTTGTCAAGGAATATACTTTCTTAGTGAGCTCCCTTGCCAATTGCCATGCCTCGATATCCTCAAACCGCTTTATTTGCATCCTTTTCTATTAACCTCTGAACGCCGAACCCTTGAACCTCTGAACCTTTTTAGTATCCCTTTCC encodes:
- the lpxA gene encoding acyl-ACP--UDP-N-acetylglucosamine O-acyltransferase, which translates into the protein MAAVIHPSAIVDKGASIGADVSIGPYAVVEGDVVIGDRCEIGPHALIAAGTRLGKQCRIFKGACLGSVPQDLKFGGEKTLLRIGENTTIREFCTLNRGTMATGETVIGSNCLFMAYCHVAHDCRIGDHLVAANTLNLAGHVELGHHVNIGGTCAITQFRKVGDYCHLSAYSLIIKDVAPFAITAPGPMRVVGINRIGLSRAGFSEERRRNIKRAYKILFRSGLTATEACARLSADFTGDKDVEAIIAFVKSSTKGLLRMTEREDQEEGER
- a CDS encoding OmpH family outer membrane protein — its product is MSPVVKMCGMLVCICGLLSIASAQMKIGYINIEEIFRNYAGTKEAQSKMDKEVAKWEQDASTRQKEIKDLKDQLDKQSLLLSAERRAEIEAKLKQKMQDYQDFLQTKFGNKGEVLSKNEELTKPIIDKIQKIIDKIAKDENYDFILDARAGGVIFAKPAYNLTERVLNILNKD
- a CDS encoding radical SAM protein; this translates as MSSYASWYETTYPFLTGHGLWLRGGELNTLSVSEYDKRPFKILITRLSTYFDTAESFSHKVLYQIARRQGLFPDFAFLPPVNDAPVFLRDDVPWLMGIGTKRGPRDFDLIAFSNSIVQELVNVPLMLENSGIPPAKSARLTDPSVPLVILGGSNALHTSVFFTPEPPVDGIFFGESTECIADIFKTCADGKKKGLSKSETLERLEKIPGFIQPDKPKKTKRHIQTATDLNSLLIDAPVFNLEGQYGTGNLQISEGCPCFCSFCSESYVRKPYREVPADDIIKDAGRMKAGMGLDKVELYSFNFNMHSGFGRILGGLADIFPAIGLKSQRFDMLAAQPGMLPLLHAAGKTSLTCGLEGISPRLRRYLHKSLSEADLEKSLVSILSSKMRELKIFLLITGKEEKQDFTDFEALLRFIKEHAAKAAHAPRIIFSATPLVRFPWTPLEFEDATGPDALKPVIAAVRTAVEKHGFEFRMSSDVCDYHLSQILARVSDPGTYDALLSAIRDTGYVYYRSVPASFVKSFIDRCGALGIRPESLTAGSSRGDDDKPWLTFETGVDRAFLVKQHGAALTFVDKGYCLGTVGYDGKCLACGVCDDKSRTLMTAQCHKSTLQASVLSEKMKLWQSSKKEISFLVHLNDRCRGLPRQSAGAALARTLMITEPDLAGCYAGFGGSFWSKGNSSCWITGDDIITLLWIGRGVELLENGLPHPARLSRINKVLGDWGTIKNIVDEKPSSWSLSIRSPFPFEPKVWFAEKGLPYMLRKTGDGAYVFDFSEKALKKKIVKSLDHKMLMDGMTELRMTVFDKFDPEEFIKETFGSKNENDWVRIRVESKAGKKKLDS
- the lpxD gene encoding UDP-3-O-(3-hydroxymyristoyl)glucosamine N-acyltransferase, whose amino-acid sequence is MELERIAQLLGCGLDGRHRGIVIERIADPQDADGRSITFVSSPKYLPFAEQSQAKVVIVAKGKPVAGKVCLEVDDPYAGFAKVAQLFEDRSPLFDGPKHPTALIHPTAIVHETAFVGPYSVVGKKCRIGKGTVIGAHCVIENGAAVGEDCRIDSGAVVRRNCKIGNRVIIQSCAVIGSEGFGNAREAGTWIRIPSFGAVVIEDGAEIGACTTIDRGTLGDTVIGAGVKLDNLIQVAHNVAIGEHTAIAAQAGISGSTKIGRRVIVGGQAGFAGHNEIGDDAFVNAQSGVAKDVAAGAKVSGSPSRDFMTLRRLEAATMRLPEALKEIKQLRKELDEIKNSRRGTEDTEKK
- a CDS encoding DUF2723 domain-containing protein; this encodes MFTHKRVNAALAILVMLISAIVYIMTAGPTVALWDCGEYLASSACLGIPHPPGTPLLIPMGRVFYLALSFLKDPGFRLNLIAVFGSAFTALFIYLIIVRALWYVVGEADTMWKRLTLYCGGVTGALLCAFSNTFWFCSLEFSEQCNVCLLPVVITLWLALVWAQSKDPKRDRLLLLLAYLGFSGVGMHMISGITLPAIFLFVMMVDKQKRFDWRLWIVGVGMATFMYNLSWFIAVSLVCTAVTFIMMFAQGQNKAKWQFCFWFSFMAVVGFSNHIYMPIRSALNPIIDEDHPVTWQAFAATLDRKQYGSESMVSRSFYRRGALSRQFGIESNMGYGGFHLTQFFHFSLKDTQKNFMEGNFGIGFLKLLVYLLPTAFMFMAWFYYYRKNRNAAIMLILVTLMTTVILTWYMNFADGTKPEHQDLLAWARAGREGAPPNVHREVRVRDYFWNAGFMFYGMWLGIASGLFLAYLFTNKNRLLRTTAAPLCAVAMFVSPALPLAQNWGPRDRHMNWIPFDASYNLLMSCDKDALLITNGDNDTFPLWALQEAYGIRKDVRLINLSLLNTDWYIKQLKDVPPKAPISFSTAQIDALNAELNPFEDPTQYTLPNAGINVVIPGRRQLNVLRVQDKMVLNIVDSNRWRKPVYFAVTVSDDNFMGLDPYLQMEGLAFRITPAMIPQDRRMDVDKTVYLLDKVFRYGTGKITDEPVDEAAKGLQANYTACYVEMALMLRKPLQEQKARLDSLQTQIASAGSGSAPLIEEKKAAFMALEKEYNAKLDMVTTELGKCISIVPWDWRPRALLQEYLVNHGRLAEAETCAREAMKSDPRNPEYVRMLAQALEMQGKSREAIPVLKMLLARDPDYYSGYESLAKMYVNLRQFDSALLAINAFQESHPGDRRADELRSQIAAIAAKERPQAALTPPGLAVPAPMPKK
- a CDS encoding bifunctional UDP-3-O-[3-hydroxymyristoyl] N-acetylglucosamine deacetylase/3-hydroxyacyl-ACP dehydratase, giving the protein MPLQHTIQKSVSLSGTGLHMGEMTKVTLHPAPDNDGIRFVRADVKDSPEIEADIDNVVDIARGTTIGKNGVKVHSVEHLMSAFAGLEIDNCRVEIDAPEIPLMDGSALPFVELIQRAGIAEQESQREILVIDDSMLVEMRDNITFGILPSNNFRATIMIDYNHPALGAQHTTLFALHDYVNDFAPARTFCFLSEIEKLRESGLIKGGRLDNAVVVQDIELTREHISYMRKLFDWKGPIEKGDNGFVNSTKLRFPNELARHKMVDMLGDFYLLGRPLLCHVQAARTGHAANIEMAKKIREYLRKKKKKTEAGESPVPFEEICAILPHRYPFLLIDRVLEIEPRKKIVAVKNVTYNEPFFQGHFPGDPVMPGVLQIEAMAQAGGIIGLHGKKFDKGNAIAFLGIDKARFRGWVKPGDVLRIEVETLQDRRNTMRFGGKCYVGDKLVCEAELFAMLGKKGDAI